In Cheilinus undulatus linkage group 24, ASM1832078v1, whole genome shotgun sequence, a single window of DNA contains:
- the LOC121506057 gene encoding GDP-Man:Man(3)GlcNAc(2)-PP-Dol alpha-1,2-mannosyltransferase-like, whose product MSAHDQLVLCLCELTRLLWKLLLPLLFLCVLLIALLVLLLLAVRFWLQSNRDARRARDGRPTVAFFHPYCNAGGGGERVLWCAIRALQNRYVGVNFVVYTGDLGVTGQQILDGARRRFNIVLPRPVQFVFLRHRLLVEPGLFPHFTLLGQSVGSIFLGWEALTEFVPDLYIDSMGYAFTLPLFRYLGGCSVGSYVHYPTISSDMLSVVRERNPRFNNAGFVSNSLLLSAIKVVYYCLFALLYGMAGSCSDLIMVNSSWTLDHILSLWRAPNRTSVIYPPCNVSAFLDIPLEEDGDKKCHSIISVGQFRPEKDHQLQIRAFKKVLDRRREGAGGREALKLVLIGGCRNQEDEDRVLLLRGLCQELGVADRVEFRLNVSFEELKREMEDATIGLHTMWNEHFGIGIVECMAAGKVILAHKSGGPKLDIVVPYEGGQTGFLADDEESYAEAIERILALPPEARLQIRRNARQSVARFSDQEFEECFCGAMELLMGTLEG is encoded by the exons GTTGCTGTGGAAGTTGCTGCTGCCtcttctgtttctctgtgtaCTACTTATCGCCCTCTTGgtcctgctgctgcttgctgTTCGTTTCTGGCTTCAGAGCAACAGGGACGCTCGGCGAGCGAGAGACGGACGCCCGACTGTAGCCTTCTTCCACCCGTACTGCAAcgctggtggaggaggggagagggTGCTCTGGTGTGCAATCAGAGCTCTACAGAACAG GTATGTGGGCGTCAACTTTGTGGTTTACACAGGGGACCTGGGTGTGACGGGTCAGCAGATTCTGGATGGAGCTCGTCGTCGTTTCAACATCGTCCTTCCCCGGCCGGTCCAGTTCGTGTTCCTGAGGCATCGGCTGCTGGTGGAGCCTGGCTTGTTTCCTCACTTCACCCTGCTGGGTCAGAGCGTGGGCTCCATCTTTCTAGGATGGGAGGCTCTGACGGAGTTCGTCCCTGATCTTTACATAGACTCCATGGGCTATGCCTTCACTCTGCCGCTGTTCCGCTATCTGGGAGGCTGCAGCGTGGGGAGTTACGTTCACTACCCCACCATCAGCAGTGACATGCTGTCTGTGGTGAGAGAGAGGAACCCCAG GTTCAACAACGCTGGCTTCGTCTCCAACAGCCTCCTCCTGAGCGCCATCAAAGTCGTCTACTACTGCCTCTTCGCTCTGCTCTACGGCATGGCCGGCTCCTGCAGCGACCTCATCATGGTCAACTCCTCCTGGACGCTCGACCACATCCTGTCGCTGTGGCGTGCCCCGAACCGCACCAGCGTCATCTACCCGCCTTGTAACGTCAGCGCCTTCTTGGATATCCCTTTAGAGGAGGACGGGGACAAGAAGTGTCACTCCATCATCTCTGTCGGGCAGTTCAGGCCGGAGAAAGACCACCAGCTGCAGATCAGGGCGTTTAAGAAGGTGCTGGACCGGAGGCGGGAGGGGGCGGGGGGTAGGGAGGCGCTGAAGCTGGTTCTGATTGGTGGATGCAGGAACCAGGAGGACGAGGATCGAGTGCTGTTGTTACGGGGGCTGTGCCAAGAGCTGGGAGTAGCCGACCGGGTCGAGTTCAGACTGAATGTTTCTTTTGAGGAGCTGAAGAGGGAGATGGAGGACGCAACCATCGGCCTTCACACCATGTGGAACGAACACTTTGGAATAG GGATCGTGGAGTGTATGGCAGCAGGAAAAGTCATCTTAGCTCACAAATCTGGCGGTCCGAAGCTCGACATCGTGGTCCCTTACGAAGGCGGCCAAACAGGCTTCCTTGCCGATGACGAGGAAAGTTATGCAGAGGCCATCGAGAGGATCCTCGCTCTGCCGCCTGAAGCCCGTCTGCAGATCAGACGCAACGCACGCCAGTCCGTCGCTCGCTTCTCGGATCAGGAGTTTGAAGAGTGTTTCTGTGGCGCCATGGAGCTTCTGATGGGAACGCTGGAGGGATGA